A genomic segment from Gemmatimonadaceae bacterium encodes:
- a CDS encoding alpha/beta hydrolase, which translates to MGMLAVGETGKNTTDLYYEDHGKGKPVVLIHGWPLSGRAWEAQLPALVKAGHRVITYDRRGFGKSSQPWDGYDYDTFAADLAALIEHLDLNDAALVGFSMGGGEVVRYIGTYGSDRVSKAVLASAVPPYLYKSDDNPDGGLDDATIKQFETGVKSDRLAFLDGFTTKFFQAGDKTDLISEPQRSYAREIAAFASPKGTLDCITAFGKTDFRDDLTRMTVPTLVIHGDSDGIVPFEVSGKRSHESIDGSQLVLIKGGPHGVNATHADEFNSALTRFLAS; encoded by the coding sequence ATGGGTATGCTGGCGGTGGGAGAGACCGGAAAGAACACAACCGATTTGTACTACGAAGATCACGGAAAGGGCAAGCCGGTGGTGCTCATCCATGGATGGCCGCTAAGCGGACGCGCGTGGGAAGCGCAGCTGCCGGCCCTCGTCAAGGCGGGACATCGGGTGATCACCTATGACCGTCGCGGTTTCGGCAAATCATCTCAGCCATGGGACGGGTACGATTACGATACTTTTGCCGCCGACCTTGCCGCTTTGATAGAACACCTCGACCTGAATGATGCCGCACTCGTCGGGTTCTCGATGGGGGGCGGCGAAGTAGTCCGCTACATCGGCACCTACGGCAGCGACCGGGTCAGCAAAGCTGTCCTTGCGTCCGCCGTTCCACCCTACCTCTACAAGTCCGATGACAACCCGGACGGCGGGCTGGACGATGCCACCATCAAACAATTCGAGACCGGTGTGAAAAGCGACCGCCTCGCGTTCCTCGATGGATTCACGACCAAGTTCTTCCAGGCTGGAGATAAAACCGATCTCATCAGCGAGCCGCAGCGCAGCTACGCCCGCGAAATCGCGGCTTTCGCTTCACCCAAGGGCACTCTGGACTGTATCACTGCGTTCGGCAAGACAGATTTCCGCGACGACCTGACTCGCATGACTGTTCCGACCCTGGTGATCCACGGTGACTCCGACGGAATCGTGCCGTTCGAAGTCAGCGGCAAACGGTCACACGAATCGATCGATGGCAGCCAACTCGTCCTGATCAAGGGTGGGCCTCATGGCGTGAACGCCACGCACGCCGACGAGTTCAACAGTGCGTTGACGAGGTTTCTTGCCAGCTGA
- the hslV gene encoding ATP-dependent protease subunit HslV produces the protein MNSTPARVRSTTILAVRREGRVALGGDGQVTVGDTVMKSNAQKVRSLRGGKLLAGFAGAAADAFTLFEKFEEKLERHPGNLSRAAVELAKDWRSDRILRRLEALLAVTDSERGFIISGTGDIIEPDDGILAIGSGGSYALAAARALAENTELPPREIVQRGLAIAAGICIYTNANITVLEPSS, from the coding sequence ATGAACAGCACTCCAGCCCGCGTTCGCTCGACGACAATTCTCGCCGTCCGCCGCGAAGGCCGCGTCGCTCTCGGCGGCGACGGCCAGGTCACGGTTGGCGACACGGTGATGAAATCCAACGCGCAAAAAGTACGCTCATTGCGCGGTGGCAAGCTACTCGCGGGGTTTGCGGGCGCGGCGGCGGATGCGTTCACGCTCTTTGAGAAGTTCGAGGAGAAGCTCGAACGGCATCCAGGCAACCTTTCCCGTGCGGCGGTGGAACTGGCCAAGGATTGGAGGAGCGACCGGATATTGAGGCGCCTGGAGGCGCTGCTCGCTGTCACCGACAGCGAGAGAGGGTTCATCATTTCCGGCACTGGGGACATTATCGAACCGGATGACGGAATCCTGGCAATCGGTTCGGGCGGCTCTTACGCGCTGGCCGCGGCGAGAGCACTTGCCGAGAATACGGAGCTGCCGCCGCGGGAGATCGTGCAGCGGGGACTGGCGATCGCCGCCGGCATCTGCATTTATACCAACGCGAACATCACCGTGCTGGAGCCGTCGTCGTGA